One stretch of Rhodoferax lithotrophicus DNA includes these proteins:
- a CDS encoding F0F1 ATP synthase subunit delta: MLIDWFTVGAQTLNFLILVWLMKRFLYQPVLDAIDAREQRIAQELADAAQKQAQAQQEREEFQKKNTDFDQQRDTQRSQLKDEISTERQRLLDEARQAANALQIKRQEALISELQTLQHDIARRSREEVLGIANQVLTDLADTTLEARMVEVFTQRLRELDVAAKTELTQALNTAANPVQVRSAFVLSPQQQAAIRSALADTLSSEIQMQFDTTPGLISGIELSANGWKLAWNMADSLASLEQRIAELVQAQTEQQKHAAEPEKTP; this comes from the coding sequence ATGCTCATTGACTGGTTCACTGTGGGCGCGCAGACGCTCAACTTTCTCATTCTGGTGTGGTTGATGAAGCGCTTTCTCTACCAGCCGGTGCTGGATGCCATTGATGCGCGCGAGCAGCGTATTGCCCAGGAACTGGCCGATGCTGCCCAGAAACAGGCGCAAGCCCAGCAGGAGCGTGAAGAGTTCCAGAAAAAAAATACCGACTTTGACCAGCAGCGCGACACACAACGCAGCCAGCTTAAGGACGAGATCAGCACCGAGCGGCAACGCTTGCTGGATGAAGCGCGCCAGGCCGCCAATGCCTTGCAGATCAAAAGGCAGGAAGCCTTGATCAGTGAACTGCAGACCCTGCAGCACGACATCGCCCGGCGCAGCCGCGAAGAAGTGCTGGGCATTGCCAACCAGGTGCTGACCGATCTGGCCGACACCACGCTGGAGGCGCGTATGGTCGAGGTGTTCACCCAGCGCTTGCGCGAGCTTGATGTTGCGGCCAAGACCGAGCTGACCCAAGCGCTGAACACCGCCGCCAACCCCGTGCAGGTGCGCAGCGCTTTTGTGCTGTCACCCCAACAGCAGGCCGCGATTCGCAGTGCGCTTGCAGACACGTTGTCGTCTGAAATACAGATGCAGTTTGACACCACCCCAGGCTTGATCAGCGGTATTGAGCTCAGCGCCAACGGCTGGAAGCTGGCCTGGAATATGGCGGATAGCCTGGCCTCTTTGGAGCAGCGTATTGCTGAACTGGTGCAGGCGCAAACCGAGCAGCAAAAACACGCCGCCGAGCCTGAGAAGACCCCATGA
- a CDS encoding F0F1 ATP synthase subunit C → MDSMTLIAVASIVIAGLTTGFGCLGPALAEGRAVATALTALAQQPDASATITRTLFVGLAMIESTAIYCFVVSMILIFANPFWNHAIALAAGK, encoded by the coding sequence ATGGACAGCATGACCCTCATTGCCGTGGCCTCTATCGTTATTGCCGGTCTGACCACCGGTTTTGGTTGTTTGGGGCCAGCCTTGGCCGAAGGGCGGGCCGTGGCGACCGCGCTCACCGCACTGGCACAGCAGCCCGATGCCTCGGCCACCATCACCCGAACCTTGTTTGTTGGCTTGGCCATGATCGAATCCACCGCCATTTACTGCTTTGTGGTGTCGATGATCCTGATTTTTGCCAACCCGTTCTGGAACCACGCCATCGCCCTGGCTGCCGGAAAGTAA
- a CDS encoding F0F1 ATP synthase subunit A, translating to MRLSPDDIILWQYGFFKLNATIVFTWGLMLLLVMGSRLITRHLSTDLSRTRWQNLLEIVVTGIEQQIEEVGLRQPRQYIGFLGTLFLFVAMASLCTVIPGYEPPTGSLSTTAALALCVMVAVPLYGIEDQGLAGYLKSYLEPTVIMLPFNLISEVSRTLALAVRLFGNMMSGAMIIAILLSITPLIFPIVMTLLGLLTGMVQAYIFSILAAVYIAAATHVVHKPKPGQTSEIEPTL from the coding sequence ATGCGCCTTAGCCCCGATGACATCATTCTCTGGCAATACGGGTTCTTCAAACTCAACGCCACCATCGTTTTTACCTGGGGCTTGATGTTGCTGTTGGTGATGGGTTCCCGGCTCATCACCCGCCATCTATCCACTGACCTGAGCCGCACCCGTTGGCAAAACCTGTTGGAAATTGTTGTCACCGGCATTGAGCAGCAAATTGAAGAGGTTGGCCTGCGCCAGCCCCGCCAGTACATCGGTTTTCTGGGCACGCTGTTTCTGTTTGTTGCTATGGCCAGCCTGTGCACGGTGATTCCCGGCTACGAGCCGCCCACAGGTTCGCTCTCTACCACGGCAGCGCTGGCCCTGTGTGTCATGGTGGCCGTGCCGCTGTATGGCATTGAAGACCAGGGCCTGGCCGGCTACCTCAAGTCTTACCTGGAGCCCACCGTTATCATGCTGCCGTTTAACCTCATCAGTGAAGTTTCCCGCACGCTGGCGCTGGCGGTGCGCCTGTTTGGCAACATGATGAGCGGGGCCATGATCATTGCGATCTTGCTCAGCATCACCCCCCTGATCTTTCCCATCGTCATGACGCTGCTGGGCCTGCTCACGGGCATGGTGCAGGCCTACATCTTCAGCATCCTGGCAGCGGTGTACATCGCTGCCGCCACCCATGTGGTGCACAAGCCCAAACCTGGGCAGACTAGCGAAATTGAACCAACACTTTAA
- a CDS encoding ATP synthase subunit I, which yields MEISNPLALVLAGFAGAALGAFYFGGLWWTVRKSLATRQPALWVLGSLLLRMGVTMSGFYGVSGGDWQRLLGCLAGFVMARLIVTRLTRLSPENQTGKTLEEARHAP from the coding sequence ATGGAGATAAGTAACCCACTGGCCTTGGTACTGGCAGGGTTTGCGGGCGCGGCACTCGGCGCGTTTTACTTTGGTGGCTTGTGGTGGACGGTTCGCAAAAGCCTGGCCACCCGTCAGCCTGCGCTGTGGGTGCTGGGCAGCCTGCTGCTGCGTATGGGGGTGACGATGAGCGGGTTTTACGGGGTTTCAGGGGGTGACTGGCAGCGTCTGCTTGGTTGTCTGGCCGGTTTTGTCATGGCCCGCCTGATCGTGACACGGCTGACCCGCTTGTCACCAGAAAACCAGACGGGCAAAACACTGGAGGAGGCCCGCCATGCGCCTTAG
- a CDS encoding AtpZ/AtpI family protein has translation MREEPKPSQASNLAEQVGVKAARKLKAQRNATPGVWFGLGLMGVIGWSVVVPTLLGAALGLWLDRHYPGGRSWTLALLVGGLTLGCMNAWHWVSKEEQAMREEQENGDK, from the coding sequence ATGCGTGAAGAACCCAAGCCATCGCAGGCATCGAACCTGGCCGAGCAGGTCGGCGTGAAAGCAGCACGCAAGCTCAAGGCTCAGCGCAACGCCACGCCCGGCGTGTGGTTTGGACTGGGTTTGATGGGGGTGATTGGCTGGTCGGTGGTGGTGCCGACCTTGCTGGGCGCAGCACTGGGCCTGTGGCTGGATCGCCACTACCCCGGCGGCCGATCCTGGACACTGGCCTTGCTGGTGGGCGGATTGACCTTGGGCTGCATGAATGCCTGGCATTGGGTCAGCAAGGAAGAACAGGCCATGCGGGAGGAACAGGAAAATGGAGATAAGTAA
- a CDS encoding F0F1 ATP synthase subunit epsilon — MNLKILLPFKVFAEKTDVLRIVSETHAGSFGLLPHRRDCVAALMPGILIYETAAEGEVFVAVDGGVLVKTGPHVRVSVRRAMTGADLGQLRQAVEQEFLTLDAHEQNVRSVMAKLETGFLRRFASLQHA, encoded by the coding sequence ATGAACCTTAAGATTCTTCTGCCCTTCAAGGTGTTTGCCGAAAAGACCGATGTGTTGCGCATCGTCTCGGAAACCCATGCCGGCTCGTTTGGTTTGTTGCCGCACCGGCGTGATTGTGTGGCCGCGCTGATGCCGGGCATCCTGATCTATGAAACTGCGGCCGAGGGGGAGGTTTTTGTGGCCGTGGATGGCGGTGTCTTGGTCAAGACCGGGCCGCATGTGCGGGTGTCCGTGCGCCGCGCCATGACGGGGGCGGATCTGGGCCAATTGCGCCAGGCGGTGGAGCAGGAATTTTTGACGCTGGACGCGCATGAGCAAAATGTGCGCTCGGTCATGGCGAAACTTGAAACCGGGTTTTTGCGCCGTTTTGCGAGCCTTCAACATGCGTGA
- the atpD gene encoding F0F1 ATP synthase subunit beta has translation MQPSSPDLGTVVSVRGSVVDIRFDGPLPSIHNILHAEQGRIVVEVLTQRDAHHVRAIALTPTQGLARGMPVQDTGGPLKAPVGKTILSRMFDVFGQAIDRQPAPLDVQWRSVHRAPVALARRSTRSEVFETGIKVIDVLLPLERGGKAGLFGGAGVGKTVLLTEMIHNMVGHQEGVSIFCGIGERCREGEELYRDMLAAGVLPHMVMVFGQMNEPPGSRFRVGHAALTMAEYFRDDEHRDVLLLIDNIFRFIQAGAEVSGLMGQMPSRLGYQPTMGTELSGLEERIANTDSGAITSIQAVYVPADDFTDPAAVHTFSHLSASMVLSRKRASEGLYPAIDPLQSSSKMATPGIVGERHYALAQEIRRTLAQYAQLKDIIAMLGLEQLSPEDRNVVGRARRLERFLTQPFFTTEQFTGMPGKLVSLEDALSGCERILRDEFKDVPESALYMIGKIDEALVKQAANHHEP, from the coding sequence ATGCAACCCAGCTCGCCCGATTTGGGGACGGTGGTATCGGTTCGCGGCAGTGTGGTTGACATCCGGTTTGACGGGCCGCTGCCGTCGATCCACAACATCCTGCACGCGGAGCAAGGGCGTATTGTGGTTGAAGTGCTCACTCAGCGGGATGCTCACCATGTGCGTGCGATTGCCCTGACCCCCACACAAGGTCTGGCGCGTGGCATGCCCGTGCAGGATACTGGCGGTCCGCTCAAGGCACCGGTTGGTAAAACCATTCTTTCGCGCATGTTTGACGTGTTTGGCCAGGCGATTGATCGTCAGCCCGCACCGTTGGATGTGCAATGGCGTTCCGTGCACCGCGCACCTGTCGCACTGGCCAGACGCTCCACCCGGTCTGAAGTTTTCGAGACCGGCATCAAGGTGATTGATGTGCTGCTGCCCCTGGAGCGTGGCGGCAAAGCCGGGCTGTTTGGTGGTGCCGGTGTCGGCAAGACCGTGTTGCTGACGGAAATGATCCACAACATGGTCGGACACCAGGAGGGCGTCAGCATTTTTTGCGGCATTGGCGAGCGTTGCCGTGAAGGTGAAGAGCTGTACCGCGACATGTTGGCTGCCGGGGTCTTGCCCCATATGGTGATGGTCTTTGGCCAGATGAACGAGCCCCCAGGCAGCCGCTTTCGGGTGGGCCACGCGGCATTAACCATGGCCGAGTATTTTCGGGACGACGAGCATCGCGATGTGTTGCTGCTCATCGACAACATCTTTCGCTTCATCCAGGCCGGAGCGGAAGTGTCGGGCCTGATGGGGCAGATGCCCTCGCGGCTGGGCTACCAACCCACCATGGGCACTGAACTGTCAGGGCTGGAGGAGCGTATTGCCAACACCGATAGCGGGGCCATCACCTCGATTCAGGCGGTGTATGTGCCCGCAGACGATTTCACCGACCCGGCGGCGGTGCACACGTTTTCGCACCTCTCGGCCTCCATGGTGTTGTCGCGCAAGCGGGCCAGTGAAGGCTTGTACCCGGCCATTGACCCGCTGCAATCGAGTTCCAAAATGGCCACACCGGGCATTGTGGGTGAGCGGCATTACGCCCTGGCGCAGGAGATACGGCGCACACTGGCGCAGTACGCCCAGCTCAAGGACATCATTGCCATGCTGGGCCTGGAGCAGTTGTCGCCAGAAGACCGCAATGTGGTTGGACGTGCCCGGCGGTTGGAGCGGTTTTTGACCCAGCCATTTTTCACCACCGAACAGTTCACCGGCATGCCGGGCAAACTGGTCAGTCTGGAAGATGCATTAAGCGGCTGTGAACGCATCCTTCGGGACGAATTCAAGGATGTCCCGGAAAGTGCGCTTTACATGATCGGCAAGATTGATGAAGCCCTTGTCAAACAGGCGGCCAACCACCATGAACCTTAA
- a CDS encoding DUF1840 domain-containing protein, whose translation MIYKFKSQAAADVIMLQSNGEQMLSIVGKEPAPQGIITVEQIPAAIAALEAAIVVHEAVEAKRRENPGLMVEAEGDSVMLRQRAEPFIDLLRTSAQAGKDVVWGV comes from the coding sequence ATGATTTACAAGTTCAAATCCCAAGCTGCTGCTGATGTCATCATGCTTCAGTCCAATGGCGAGCAAATGCTGAGCATTGTTGGCAAGGAACCTGCCCCCCAGGGCATCATCACGGTCGAACAAATCCCCGCTGCCATCGCGGCGCTGGAGGCTGCGATTGTGGTTCACGAGGCAGTCGAAGCCAAGCGCCGCGAAAATCCCGGTCTGATGGTGGAGGCTGAAGGCGATAGTGTCATGCTGCGCCAACGTGCAGAGCCTTTTATCGACTTGCTTAGAACCAGCGCACAGGCGGGCAAGGATGTGGTCTGGGGCGTGTAG
- a CDS encoding EAL domain-containing protein: MKFQSSFETKVLAAFAIAVLVVVGIAINTWKVARDAADAADWVAHTHEVLDSLAHIKGDTLQIEFSTQSFRISGDAQRLVERDATILTREAALQKVKQLTMDNAHQQERVKLLKEVINQRIAISKRVELLRKTQGLDAASAYVAVAPLKETRERTYGLLGEMEDTERKLLETRGNQQVHARHTMVTSGALVATLLLLLLAATYGLIRRQFQETEASRRALANNEESLSTTLYSIGDGVLATDTLGRITRMNPVAEVLTGWSINQALGHPVEEVFRIIHEQTRLRAVVPVMTVLATGIVQELANHTLLIARDGREHPIADSAAPIRDTAGQMTGVVLVFRDVSAERQAHKKIREQNELLEQRVHERTLQLQESEGHLRSVISNVPALIAYVDAQQRYVYVNQQYQARFAPEHNDISGCTVSEILGPERYAIAAPLITKVLQGDPQSYDWQPFPGVWQVINYLPKHDDQHRVLGYYVLGSDITERKHAEEKITALNVELERHVHELEHVSRALRTLSAGNRAMLRATDEQDLLESMCQAIVSTGGYGMAVVWYRKNDEFSSLWPMAVCGYPGGLATLRELKVSWANNEYGRGAAATAIRSGQTSVVGDILSNENYAPWRSFLNGNVSALACPLRVGNEVIGSLTIYHHEKNTFAPGEADLLTESADDLAFGIATLRARLEQQKTQETMHHLTRYDALTGLPNETQFTEFLAIAIEEGGRLNQPFAVLQTNIEQLSEINDTLGFGQGDQMLREFAARLGSAVPVSAKVARLRGNEFAILLPHSGADDAVDVVHRLSEQLKQPFQMADISIEVTAKAGVSLFPAHGLVPHDLYRHVDIAIHQARKKGLDYVIFDPARNQGQSHRLNMAGELRRAIEAGDLALYLQPKVEMATGRVCGAEGLVRWRHAERGLIMPSEFIGLAEHTGLIKPLTEWVMETGLRLIHAWERAGCALPIAVNLSARNLRDENLLEKVRQLQAVWGVSAGLFELEITESTVMDDAEYSLRVLHGLCDAGIPLYIDDFGTGYSSLGYLQRLPVAYIKIDQSFVFGMSTSKESSVIVRSTIDLAHDLGRKVVAEGVETQEHWNQLAAYGCDIAQGYFLSKPMPAEDFQNWVQQFRAPVTMPAGKA; the protein is encoded by the coding sequence GTGAAATTTCAGTCCAGTTTCGAAACCAAGGTTCTAGCCGCGTTTGCCATTGCTGTACTGGTGGTGGTGGGTATTGCCATTAACACCTGGAAAGTGGCAAGAGACGCTGCAGATGCTGCGGACTGGGTTGCACACACCCATGAGGTGCTTGATAGCCTTGCCCATATCAAGGGCGACACACTGCAAATCGAGTTCAGCACACAGAGCTTCAGAATTTCGGGTGATGCACAGCGACTTGTTGAGCGAGATGCCACGATCCTGACGCGGGAAGCTGCCCTGCAGAAAGTCAAACAGCTCACGATGGACAACGCGCATCAGCAAGAGCGAGTCAAGCTTTTGAAAGAGGTGATCAATCAGCGTATTGCGATTTCCAAACGTGTGGAGTTGCTGCGCAAGACACAAGGCCTTGATGCGGCGAGTGCTTATGTGGCCGTTGCCCCACTGAAAGAAACACGCGAACGCACCTACGGGCTGCTGGGTGAAATGGAAGACACGGAGCGCAAGCTGCTTGAAACCCGTGGAAACCAGCAGGTGCATGCACGTCACACCATGGTGACCTCTGGTGCGCTCGTGGCAACGTTGTTGTTGTTGTTACTGGCGGCAACCTATGGATTGATCCGAAGGCAGTTTCAGGAAACGGAGGCCAGTCGGCGCGCACTTGCAAACAATGAGGAAAGCCTTTCCACCACGCTGTATTCGATTGGTGATGGGGTGTTGGCCACAGACACCCTGGGTCGCATCACGCGCATGAATCCGGTCGCCGAAGTACTGACCGGATGGTCTATCAACCAAGCCTTGGGGCACCCGGTTGAAGAGGTTTTTCGCATCATTCATGAACAAACACGCTTGCGTGCCGTGGTTCCCGTGATGACAGTCCTTGCAACCGGTATCGTCCAGGAGCTGGCCAATCACACGTTGCTGATTGCACGGGACGGCCGCGAGCACCCCATTGCCGACAGCGCTGCACCGATACGTGATACCGCAGGGCAGATGACGGGTGTGGTGCTTGTTTTCCGCGATGTGAGCGCCGAGCGCCAAGCGCACAAGAAGATTCGTGAGCAAAACGAGCTGCTGGAACAGCGTGTCCATGAGCGAACACTGCAGTTGCAAGAGAGTGAAGGCCATTTGCGCAGTGTCATCAGCAATGTGCCGGCATTGATCGCCTATGTGGATGCACAACAGCGTTATGTCTATGTGAATCAGCAGTATCAGGCGCGCTTTGCGCCTGAGCACAACGACATTTCGGGCTGTACGGTGAGCGAAATTCTGGGGCCAGAGCGTTATGCCATTGCCGCCCCGTTGATTACTAAAGTGTTGCAAGGAGATCCACAAAGCTACGACTGGCAACCTTTCCCCGGTGTGTGGCAGGTGATCAATTATTTACCCAAACACGATGATCAGCACCGGGTGCTTGGCTATTACGTGCTGGGCTCCGACATCACCGAGCGCAAACACGCCGAAGAAAAAATAACAGCGCTCAATGTTGAACTGGAGCGGCATGTGCACGAGTTGGAACATGTCAGCCGTGCACTCAGAACCCTGAGCGCTGGCAACCGGGCCATGCTGCGCGCCACCGATGAACAAGATCTATTGGAGAGCATGTGCCAAGCCATTGTGAGCACAGGCGGTTACGGCATGGCTGTGGTGTGGTATCGAAAGAACGACGAATTCAGCTCGCTGTGGCCCATGGCCGTGTGTGGTTATCCAGGTGGCCTGGCCACCCTGCGCGAGTTGAAAGTAAGTTGGGCCAACAACGAGTATGGCCGCGGCGCAGCGGCCACGGCCATCCGCTCAGGACAGACCAGTGTGGTTGGTGATATTTTGTCTAATGAAAACTACGCACCATGGCGGTCGTTTTTGAATGGCAACGTGTCAGCGCTTGCCTGTCCGCTGCGGGTTGGCAATGAAGTCATCGGTTCACTCACTATTTATCACCATGAGAAGAACACCTTCGCGCCTGGCGAAGCCGATCTGCTCACCGAGTCGGCGGATGACCTGGCCTTTGGGATTGCCACATTACGCGCTCGCCTGGAGCAGCAAAAAACCCAGGAAACGATGCACCACCTGACCCGTTACGACGCGCTCACAGGTTTACCTAACGAGACCCAATTCACAGAGTTTCTTGCAATAGCCATAGAGGAGGGTGGTCGGCTGAACCAGCCATTTGCGGTGCTTCAAACCAATATTGAGCAATTGAGCGAGATCAATGACACCCTTGGTTTTGGCCAGGGTGACCAGATGCTGCGGGAGTTTGCAGCCAGGCTTGGCAGCGCTGTACCGGTGTCCGCCAAGGTGGCACGTTTACGTGGCAACGAATTTGCCATTCTGCTGCCTCATAGTGGAGCGGATGATGCTGTTGACGTGGTGCATCGTCTCAGTGAGCAGTTGAAGCAGCCCTTCCAGATGGCCGATATTTCTATTGAGGTGACGGCCAAGGCCGGTGTCAGCTTGTTTCCAGCCCACGGCTTGGTGCCTCATGACCTGTATCGGCATGTTGATATTGCCATTCATCAGGCCAGGAAAAAGGGGTTGGATTACGTGATCTTCGACCCCGCCCGAAATCAAGGACAGTCTCATCGCCTGAACATGGCCGGTGAACTTCGGCGCGCCATTGAGGCTGGTGATCTGGCGCTTTACCTGCAGCCCAAAGTAGAGATGGCGACCGGCCGAGTTTGTGGTGCTGAAGGGCTGGTGCGCTGGCGGCATGCCGAGCGTGGTTTGATCATGCCCAGCGAGTTTATTGGCCTGGCAGAACACACCGGCTTGATCAAGCCGCTCACCGAATGGGTGATGGAGACCGGTTTGCGGCTCATCCATGCCTGGGAACGCGCGGGCTGTGCACTGCCGATTGCGGTCAACCTCTCGGCACGCAACCTGCGGGACGAAAACCTGCTGGAGAAAGTTCGTCAATTACAGGCGGTCTGGGGCGTGTCTGCTGGCTTGTTTGAACTGGAAATCACTGAAAGTACGGTCATGGATGACGCTGAATACTCATTGCGTGTCCTGCATGGCCTATGTGATGCCGGAATCCCCCTCTACATTGACGATTTTGGTACGGGGTATTCTTCGCTCGGTTATTTGCAGAGGTTGCCAGTGGCGTACATCAAGATTGACCAGTCGTTTGTGTTCGGTATGTCGACCAGCAAAGAGTCTTCCGTGATCGTGCGTTCCACCATCGACCTGGCCCATGATCTTGGCCGTAAAGTGGTGGCCGAGGGCGTTGAAACCCAGGAGCACTGGAACCAACTTGCCGCCTATGGTTGTGATATTGCTCAGGGTTATTTCCTGTCCAAACCGATGCCTGCCGAGGATTTTCAGAATTGGGTCCAGCAGTTCCGTGCGCCGGTGACGATGCCAGCAGGGAAAGCCTGA
- a CDS encoding DMT family transporter, whose protein sequence is MSWKMGSTERTGVVLAILAAFGFSFKAIFVKLAYAVAPVDAVTLLTLRMTFALPIVLGVSIYVGRSAPSLTRKDWGLLVLLGLLGYYGASILDFVGLKYISAALERLILFTYPTMTVLIGVLFMGKRMEKRQIGALALSYAGIGLAFAHDLGVAGDVNAVLIGAAFVFGSALSYAMYSAGIEVAIHRLGAIRFAALAIIVSTLATQLHFVLSQPLSALVLPVQIYVYGAAMAIFSTVLPVFWQSAAVRRIGSARAVLIGTLGPVLTIFFGWLLLSEPVSLPQLVGAGLVLAGVLLVSRRARPPQRQAHEVGAVVVQGSKF, encoded by the coding sequence ATGTCGTGGAAAATGGGGTCAACCGAACGAACCGGTGTCGTTTTGGCCATCCTGGCCGCATTCGGCTTTTCGTTCAAGGCGATTTTTGTCAAATTGGCCTATGCCGTGGCACCTGTGGATGCTGTCACGCTGTTGACATTACGCATGACGTTTGCATTGCCCATTGTGCTGGGGGTCAGTATCTATGTGGGCCGATCCGCGCCTTCGCTCACGCGCAAGGACTGGGGTCTGTTGGTTTTACTTGGACTGCTGGGTTACTACGGGGCCAGCATTCTTGATTTCGTGGGCTTGAAATACATCTCTGCTGCGCTGGAGCGATTGATTTTGTTCACCTATCCGACCATGACCGTGCTGATTGGTGTTCTGTTTATGGGCAAACGAATGGAGAAACGCCAGATCGGTGCGCTGGCCTTGTCTTATGCCGGCATTGGCCTGGCCTTTGCCCATGACTTGGGGGTGGCAGGTGATGTAAATGCCGTGCTGATAGGCGCGGCTTTTGTATTTGGCTCGGCCTTGTCCTACGCCATGTACAGCGCAGGGATTGAGGTGGCTATTCATCGCCTGGGTGCCATCCGTTTTGCCGCATTGGCCATCATTGTGTCCACCCTTGCCACGCAGCTCCACTTTGTGCTCAGCCAGCCATTGAGTGCGTTGGTTTTGCCTGTTCAGATCTACGTGTATGGTGCGGCGATGGCCATTTTTTCGACGGTGTTGCCAGTGTTTTGGCAATCCGCTGCGGTGCGCCGCATCGGCTCAGCACGAGCGGTGCTGATTGGCACGCTGGGGCCCGTGCTGACGATTTTTTTCGGCTGGTTGTTGCTGTCAGAACCCGTATCTTTGCCACAATTGGTAGGTGCAGGTTTGGTGCTGGCAGGTGTGTTGTTGGTCAGTCGACGCGCACGTCCACCCCAACGGCAGGCCCACGAGGTGGGGGCGGTTGTCGTACAAGGGTCGAAGTTTTAG
- a CDS encoding LysR family transcriptional regulator produces the protein MPYDLIDLRLFVAIAEAKNLTRGAERMHLAASSASHRMRLLEESLGTPLLIREPRGIQLTRAGEALLRHARQVLAQLEQMHADLTPYAKGVRGHVSLWANTHATHTFLPDSLSAFLKRHPQVSIALEEHTSPEVVMAVARGEVEVGVVAETVEGAEVELIPYRADRLVLIAPSDHPVAQRTSTPFVDVLDSPFVMLHSGSAIHTFTMNTAAALGRHLEVRIQVRSFEAVCRMVSAGVGIGLVPRSAVAEGSTRNPLTMVELEEAWAQRDLKVCVRKQALLSRFASDLVACLTKSV, from the coding sequence ATGCCCTATGACCTGATCGACCTGCGTCTTTTTGTTGCCATTGCCGAAGCCAAAAATCTGACCCGTGGTGCCGAGCGCATGCATTTGGCTGCGTCTTCGGCCAGCCATCGCATGCGCCTGCTGGAAGAATCCCTGGGCACACCGCTGTTGATTCGCGAGCCGCGTGGCATCCAGCTAACACGTGCTGGCGAAGCCTTGCTGCGCCACGCGCGCCAGGTGTTGGCCCAACTGGAACAAATGCACGCCGATCTCACGCCCTATGCCAAAGGGGTACGCGGCCATGTCAGCCTGTGGGCCAACACCCATGCCACACACACCTTCCTGCCAGATAGTCTGTCGGCTTTTTTGAAGCGCCATCCACAGGTCAGCATCGCGTTGGAAGAGCACACCAGCCCCGAGGTGGTTATGGCGGTGGCACGCGGCGAAGTCGAAGTGGGCGTGGTTGCCGAAACAGTAGAAGGCGCGGAAGTGGAGCTGATCCCCTACCGCGCGGATCGGCTGGTACTGATTGCGCCTTCAGATCACCCGGTGGCACAACGCACCAGCACGCCGTTTGTCGACGTACTGGACTCACCTTTTGTCATGCTGCATTCAGGCTCGGCCATTCACACCTTCACGATGAATACGGCCGCTGCACTCGGCAGGCATCTGGAAGTACGCATTCAAGTACGCAGCTTTGAGGCCGTGTGCCGCATGGTCAGTGCAGGTGTGGGCATTGGCCTGGTGCCGCGCAGCGCCGTCGCAGAAGGCAGCACCCGCAACCCGCTAACCATGGTGGAACTTGAAGAAGCCTGGGCACAGCGTGACTTGAAGGTCTGCGTACGAAAACAGGCACTGTTGTCGCGGTTTGCGTCTGATCTGGTGGCCTGTCTGACCAAATCTGTCTAA
- a CDS encoding glycine zipper 2TM domain-containing protein: protein MKPSNYFIRWSVAVAVFTVLSGCAGMSTRDRHTIAGAGIGALAGSVLTGGSSIGTVGGAAVGGVIGSGISHPK, encoded by the coding sequence ATGAAACCAAGTAACTATTTCATTCGTTGGTCTGTTGCCGTTGCTGTTTTTACGGTTCTAAGTGGGTGCGCTGGCATGTCCACTCGTGACAGACACACCATCGCGGGTGCAGGTATTGGTGCACTTGCCGGTTCCGTATTAACCGGCGGCAGTTCCATCGGCACAGTAGGTGGAGCCGCTGTGGGCGGCGTGATCGGTAGCGGGATTAGTCACCCCAAATAA